The window GCATCTTGACCACTCCCACGATGGTGCCTCCGCTGTGAGCGCCGACGCCCACCGGCCCGACGGGCGGCGGCGGGCCCTGCGGATCGGGCTCGGGGGGCCCGTCGGGTCCGGGAAGACCGCTACCGTGGCGGCGCTCTGTCGGGTTCTGCGGGATGAGTTGGCGCTGGCGGTCGTCACCAATGACATCTATACGCGTGAGGACGCCGAGTTCCTGTTGCGGGAGGCTGTGTTGCCGCCCGAGCGGATCACCGCCGTGGAGACCGGGGCCTGTCCGCACACGGCTATTCGGGACGACATCTCCGCGAATCTCGAAGCCGTCGAGGATCTGGAGGACGAGGTCGGGCCCCTGGATCTCGTTCTTGTCGAGTCGGGGGGTGACAACCTCACCGCGACCTTCAGCAAAGGGCTGGTCGACGCTCAGATCTTCGTGATCGATGTCGCCGGCGGGGACGACATTCCGCGCAAGGGTGGGCCCGGGGTCACCACCGCCGACCTGCTCGTCGTCAACAAGACCGATCTCGCTCCGTACGTCGGTTCCGACCTCGGGCGGATGGCCGCCGACGCCAAGGCGCAGCGGGCCGAACTGCCGGTGGTGTTCCAGTCGTTGCGGGGCGAGGACGGGGTGAAGGACGTCGCCGCCTGGGTGCGGGCGCAGCTCGCCGCGTGGACGGCATGACGACCGGCGAGGTCGAGGTGACTGGGGTGCGCGCTCTCGCGCGGATCCGGGCGCGGGACGACGGGCGGGGCGGTACCGCTCTGCCCACGCTGGAGGGGCAGGGGCCGCTCGCCCTGCGGCGGACGCGGGCCAGTGGTTCCGAGGCGCGGGTCATGCTGGTCGGGGCGATGAGCGGGCCCCTGGGCGGTGATCACTTCACCGTCGAGGCGGAGGTCGGTGACGGTGCGCGGCTGCACGTCGGGTCGGCCGCCGCCACCATCGCGCTGCCGGGGCAGGCCAAGGGCGAGGCGCGCTATGACGTACGGCTCACGGTGGCCGAAGGCGGTGAACTGCGTTGGATGCCCGAGCAGTTGATCTCCGCCAGTGGTAGTGAGCTGTGCGTGAGTACGGGTGTGGACCTTGCTGTCGGTGCGCGGCTCGTGCTGCGCGAGGAGCAGGTGCTCGGGCGGGCCAACGAAGAGCCCGGGCGGCTTGCCAGTCGGCTCACCGTGCGGCTCGACGGGCGTCCGCTGCTCGATCAGGAGCTCTCCTGCGGACCCGGGGCGCCGGGCGGGTGGGACGGTCCCGCCGTGCTCGCCGGGCATCGGGCGCTCGGGCAACTCGTCGTCGTACGACCGGAGTTCGGTCGGCAGCCGGTCGAGGCGCGACTGCTGGGGGAGTACGCCGTGCTCACTCCGCTCGCCGGTCCGGGGGCTCTCGTGACCGCGCTCGCGCCGGACGCGCTGCGCCTGCGGCGCATCCTCGACGAGGCGCTCGGCACACTCGCCTGAAACAAACCGCACCGCTCAACGGGCAGTGATGTTCCGGTTATCGGATTGGCAAAGAAGCCACTTCACCCCTGTTCTCAGGGACCTCACAGCCGGAAGGATCCCCCTACTGACCACAACGACAGTAGACAGCAGGGGGAGGACTCACTTGAGGGGTTTGAGAAGGGCGACGGCGTTCGGCTCGGCCGGAGCGCTCGTCACAGCGACGCTGATAGCCGGCGCCGTCGCGGCCCCGACGGCCAGCGCGGACAGCCGCCACGGCCAGGACAGCCAGACGCGCGGCGCCGCGATCGCCGCCGCTCGCGCGGCCAAGGCAGGCATCGACTGGACGGACTGTCCGGCCGACTGGGGAATCGCGAAGCCCGTCCAGTGCGGCTGGGTCACGGTGCCGCTCGACTACGCGAAGCCCAACGGCAAGAAGATCAAGCTCGCCGTGGACCGCATCGGCAACACGGGTACGAAGGCGGAGCGCCAGGGCGCACTCGTCTACAACCCGGGCGGCCCCGGCGGCTCAGGACTGCGGTTCCCGCTCCGGGTCACCACCAAGAACCCGCTGTGGGTGAAGGCGTCGAAGGCGTACGACTTCGTGGGCTTCGACCCGCGCGGCGTCGGCCACTCGGCGCCCATCTCCTGCGCGGACCCGCAGGAGTTCGTGAAGGCGCCGAAGATGGACCCGGTGCCGGACTCCGAGGCCGACAAGCGCGCCCAGCGCAAGCTCGCCGCCGAGTACGCGGCCGGCTGCGCCGAGCGCAGCGGCGAGATGCTGCCGCACATGACGACCCCGAACACCGTCCGTGACCTGGATGTCATCCGGGCCGCGCTCGGCGAGAAGAAGCTCAACTTCCTGGGCGTCTCGTACGGCACGTACATCGCCGCCGTGTACGGCACGATGTACCCGACCCACGTCCGCCGCATGATCGCGGACAGTGTCGTCAACCCGTCGCGCGAGAAGATCTGGTACGAGGCCAACCTCGACCAGGACGTCGCCTTCGAGATGCGCTGGAAGGACTGGCAGGACTGGGTCGCCAAGAACGACGCGGCCTTCCACCTCGGTGACACCCGGGCCAAGGTCCAGGAGCAGTGGCTGAAGCTGCGTGCCACCGCCAAGAAGAACCCCATCGGTGGTGTCGTCGGCCCGGCCGAGCTCATCGGCTTCTTCCAGAGCGCCCCGTACTACGACTCGTCGTGGGTGCCGGTCGCGACCGTGTTCAGCAAGTACGTCGCCGGTGACACCCAGGCACTCGTCGACGCCGCGGCCCCCGACCCGTCGGACACCGCGGGCAACATCGCCTCGGAGAACGGCAACGCCGTCTACACGGCCGTCGAGTGCACCGACGCCAAGTGGCCCACCAGCTGGAAGAAGTGGGACCGCGACAACACCGAGCTGCACAAGAACTACCCGTTCATGACGTGGGCCAACGCCTGGCTGAACCTGCCGTGCGCGACCTGGCCTGCCAAGCAGCAGACCCCGGTCAACGTGAAGTCCGGCAAGGGTCTGCCGCCCGTCCTGATCGTGCAGGCCACGCGTGACGCCGCCACTCCGTACGAGGGTGGCGTCGAGCTGCACAAGCGCTTCAAGGGCTCCCGCCTGATCACCGAGAAGGACGCGGGCTCGCACGGCGTGACCGGGCTGACCAACCCCTGCATCAACGAGCGGGTGGACACCTACCTGCTCACCGGCAAGGTCGACTCGGCCGACGTGACGTGCACCCCGCACGCCACG is drawn from Streptomyces liliifuscus and contains these coding sequences:
- the ureG gene encoding urease accessory protein UreG; translation: MHLDHSHDGASAVSADAHRPDGRRRALRIGLGGPVGSGKTATVAALCRVLRDELALAVVTNDIYTREDAEFLLREAVLPPERITAVETGACPHTAIRDDISANLEAVEDLEDEVGPLDLVLVESGGDNLTATFSKGLVDAQIFVIDVAGGDDIPRKGGPGVTTADLLVVNKTDLAPYVGSDLGRMAADAKAQRAELPVVFQSLRGEDGVKDVAAWVRAQLAAWTA
- a CDS encoding urease accessory protein UreD, whose amino-acid sequence is MTTGEVEVTGVRALARIRARDDGRGGTALPTLEGQGPLALRRTRASGSEARVMLVGAMSGPLGGDHFTVEAEVGDGARLHVGSAAATIALPGQAKGEARYDVRLTVAEGGELRWMPEQLISASGSELCVSTGVDLAVGARLVLREEQVLGRANEEPGRLASRLTVRLDGRPLLDQELSCGPGAPGGWDGPAVLAGHRALGQLVVVRPEFGRQPVEARLLGEYAVLTPLAGPGALVTALAPDALRLRRILDEALGTLA
- a CDS encoding alpha/beta hydrolase, yielding MRGLRRATAFGSAGALVTATLIAGAVAAPTASADSRHGQDSQTRGAAIAAARAAKAGIDWTDCPADWGIAKPVQCGWVTVPLDYAKPNGKKIKLAVDRIGNTGTKAERQGALVYNPGGPGGSGLRFPLRVTTKNPLWVKASKAYDFVGFDPRGVGHSAPISCADPQEFVKAPKMDPVPDSEADKRAQRKLAAEYAAGCAERSGEMLPHMTTPNTVRDLDVIRAALGEKKLNFLGVSYGTYIAAVYGTMYPTHVRRMIADSVVNPSREKIWYEANLDQDVAFEMRWKDWQDWVAKNDAAFHLGDTRAKVQEQWLKLRATAKKNPIGGVVGPAELIGFFQSAPYYDSSWVPVATVFSKYVAGDTQALVDAAAPDPSDTAGNIASENGNAVYTAVECTDAKWPTSWKKWDRDNTELHKNYPFMTWANAWLNLPCATWPAKQQTPVNVKSGKGLPPVLIVQATRDAATPYEGGVELHKRFKGSRLITEKDAGSHGVTGLTNPCINERVDTYLLTGKVDSADVTCTPHATPKP